Genomic segment of Saprospira sp. CCB-QB6:
ACTCGCCTGATGGGGATAGCCCAATTTGGCCAACTCCCCCTCCAAACAAGTCCGCAGATGAGCCACTAAATCCCTAGGCAAAATCGCACTATCTAAGGCAAAGCTATCTAAGGGAGCAATTTCATAACGAGCTTGAGCCACTCGCTCAAGAATCAGGGCGCCTTCGGCCCGTAGTTCTTCTTGACTCAAGGGCGCAACGGCTAAATTTAACTGCTCCTCTAAAGGAATTCTAGCATAATTATAGCCCCAAAGGCCCAAAAAAAGGCTGACAATCACACCCACAAAATTAGCCGAAGCCCGCAATTGTATCCAGTAAAATTTCTTCCACCCCCCAAAGGGCCTAGCCCGATAAGCAACCCACAAACGATAAGCCCCCCAAACAAAGAAACTGGCCCAAAACAAATAAAAAGCAGCAAAAGGCAAACCCGAGAACAAAGCATCTAGCCCTTTCCGAATAGACAAAAAAATGCCCCGAGCATAATAGGTCTCACAATGAGCCGGAAAAAATCCCCAAAAAACTCTTAACAAAAGGGCCAAAAGGCCAAGCAGGAAAGGGAAGTAGTTTTTCAGGAAAAACCGCATATTTTCTATATTTTGGACAGCTGATTAAAATACTAAAGTTATGGATTTCCTCTTGGCACTCAAAGCCTTTTTCTTGGGCTTCATTTACCTAGGCGGTATTTTTGCCTTGGCGGGCTTCCTTTTGCCCATTTTCCCCCTGCCACTATTGCTTTATATTCGCCAAAAGTTATTGGGCTTTAGCGATAAAATTGCCCTCAAAAATGAAGCCCGTGGCCGAAAACTTTGGCGACTCTCTAGAAGCCTAATGATGGGCCTCTCAGGCATTTTGCTACTCGGCCTTTTGGGCTATGCAAGCTACAGCTTCCAATGGGTTTTGGCCCAATATATCCCCCAAGAAAATGCCCAGTTTTGGACTTATTTTGGCCTTGGACTTGGCCTGCCCGTTTTCTATTATTTCTGGGTCGTCTGGAAAATGTATAAGCGACAACTCGCCACTTTCTAATCTACTTAGGGCCAATACGCTGCCCAATTTAAGCGGTCCAACTCAGTTGTTTAGCTTCTTGGAATTGGCTGCTGTTTTGGGGCCTCCGCCTCGCTACGCTCGTCGGCGCTACGTTGCGCAGCTCGCTATTACTTGCTTCGCTGCGTCGGCTCCCGTTGGTCGGGTCGCTCGGCCCTGCGGCGCTTGCAGCGCCTTGGTCTGGCCTGACGGCCACTGCTGCACATCGCTAGGCCAGTCGCTTCGCTCCTTTGCGGCGGCTCCGCCGCCTGTCTTGTCCAAAGGACCAAATTACCATCATTAAAATCATCATCTTATGAATATCACCTTGGTCCAAGCCGATTTGGTTTGGGAAAAGCCTGCGGCCAACTTGGCCCATTTTGATGAGCTCTTGGCGCCTTTGGCCCAAGCTCAAACAGATCTCATCATTTTGCCCGAAATGTTTAACACGGGCTTCAGTATGCAGCCTCAAAAATTGGCGGAGCCTATGATGGGGCTATCTATGCAATGGATGCAACAAAAAGCAGAAGCATTTGGGGCCGTTTTGGCGGCTAGCCTAATCATTGAAGAGCAAGGAAAGTATTTTAATCGCTTTGTCTGGATGCCCCCCACTGGCGAGTATAAGATCTATGATAAAAAGCATTTGTTTAGCATGGCCCAAGAAGATATGCACTATGAGGCGGGCCAAGAAAGAATCATCATTGAGTATAAAGGCTGGCGAATTTGCCCTTTTATTTGCTATGATCTTCGCTTTCCCGCTTGGAATCGCAACTGGGAAGAAGAACAATATGATTTAGCAATCTATGTGGCCAACTGGCCCGACAAGCGCAGCGCTCATTGGCGAGCCCTATTACAGGCCCGAGCTATCGAAAATCAGGTTTATGTAGCTGCTGTAAATCGAGTAGGTTTGGATGGCACAGATTTGTACTATTCTGGATTTAGTAGTTTTATTGCTCCTGATGGCGAAATATTATTTCAATCTAAAGCTGTAGAGCAAATTAAAAGTATAGAGATTAACATAGATCAATTGTTGGATATTCGGAAAAAGTTGCCTTTTTTGAAGGATAGGGACAAGAAAATAGTATAAATCCTTTTTTTTAATGTAAAATACATTATATTAGAACTACTTGTTCTTCATACATTTTTTAGGGGTTAGTACCTGCTCACTTTTGTGGGCAGGTCTTTTTTTGCAATTAAATGTCTTAAGTACAATTTAAGTCTTTTTATATATTTGATAGACAATAGAATAGATTTGTTGGGCTGTTTTTTTCCTGTTGTTGAAGGTTAAATCTGTACGGTCAGCTATTTTTTGTCGTAGCCTTAGGCTATTTTAGTATTGCCCTATATCGGGTTGCAGTTGTCATGTTTTTGAGAATAAATGTTAAAAAACAGGGAGCTATTTCAAAAGAAAAAAAAATCTATTATATTAGAACTACTTGTTCTTCATACATTTTTTAGGGGTTAGTACCTGCTCGCTTTTGTGGGCAGGTCTTTTTTTGTCCATTAGGGAGGTTTGTCATAGTTTTAGACCGGAGTAGATAGTTAATAGTAGCGGACAAAAGTGGAGTGATGGCCTAGCGATGTGGAGCAGTGGCCGTCAGGCCAGACCCAGGCAGCTTTGCTGCGGAGGCCCAAAAATATAAAGGAGCTTAGAAAAGATAGGAAATAGTAGGGATAAAGATAGTATTCATTGAGCTAGAGGGCGTAAAAAAGGGCCTGTTGGATTTGCTCCGACAGGCCCTACTTAAATTAGGTACTTAAAGAAAATGCTTAAGCATTAGTTGCCTCTTCTTTTTTGAGATTTGGCTTCTTCAGCTTTCTCCTCTTCAGTTTTAGTGGTAGTACTTCCACGACGTTTTTGATTTTTGGTCGTAGTTGTTTTATTCGTCCGCTTATTGTTTTGCTTTTTATCCTCAACGGTAGAACCACTATTGCTAGAGTTGTTCTGGTTGTTGTTGGCATTACGATCAGCGGTATTACTTGTTCCTCCACCAGCATTGTAGGTAATGGCAAAGGTTTGTGTAGTGCTACCATTATTATTTGTAGCGGTAATTTCTAGGATATTGCTTCCTGCGCGTAAGCCTATGTTATTGGCTTGGAAGTTAATTCCTGAGAGCTGGAAGTTAGTCATGTTTTGCCCATTTAGCTTGAAACGAACTTGGCTGCGGTTATCTACATTTGTGATCGTTGCACTAACGTTGATTGTGCGTACAGAGCTAGTTCCAAGGCGAGGGCTAGTGAAGGTAACAGATGGTTTGGGGCGGCTATTGACGCCGTTATTTCCACCTGAATTATTCGGATTTTTGGTGTTGTTATTACCACCACTGTTGTTATTTCCACCAATTGTGCTAGAGTTTCCTCCAGAAATGTTGCTAGAGCAATCTGCTAGGCTTGTGCGTTCTGTTTCAGTGTCGCTACCGCCAGCATTTTGGGCAGAAACGACAAAAGAGATAGTTCCAGTTCCGAGGTTACTCACATCCACACGGGCATTGAATCGATTGCCAGCTAGGGTAAAGTCAGAGATTGTACGGCCATTTATCTGGAAGCTCACCTCATTTTTACCACTCACATTAAGTACTTCTGCAGAAACGGCGGCAAAACACTTATTGAGGTTGGGAGCAACACTTACATTAAGGTTACGTACATCTGGAGCAGGAACGGGATTGTAGATGATTGTGATGGCATCACTAGCGGTTCCTGCACTATTTTGCCCTGAAATGCTAATGCTGTTATTGCCTTGCTGCAAGGGGATATTGATAGCGCTAAAATTAGTTCCACTAAAGCTAAAGTTGCTTACTGCTCTACCGTTTACCAAGAAGCTTACATCATTGCTACTACTCACGTTGCGAATAGTTGCGCGAATATTGGTGCTATTGCTAGCTGCAGTATACGGATTACGAGAAGGTGTTGTAATATCTACTGTAGGTGGTTGCACTGCAGGTTGGTAAATTACGACTGTTTGGTCAGATGCGTTGCCTTGTGCATTACTTGCGCTAATAACAAAAGTATTATTGCCTGTATTCAAACGAATATTAGGGGCTGTAAATTTATTGTTGCTAAAGCGGAAGTTGCGGTTAGTTTGTCCATTCACTGTAAAACGGATATCATTGGCCGAGCTAACATGGAAAATGTCGGCTTGTATATCAATTTTATTTTGACTAACTGTGTGTGGATTAGCTGCAGGCGAAGTAATTTTTACTGTAGGCGCTGGAGCTGGTTTGTAAATAATCATGGTTTGGTCAGAAGCATTTCCGTCTTGGTTAGAGGCGGCAACGACAATGGTGTTATTCCCTTGTTGTAAACTGACGTTATTGGCCACAAAGCTAGTTCCACTAAAACTAAAG
This window contains:
- a CDS encoding DUF3810 domain-containing protein, whose protein sequence is MRFFLKNYFPFLLGLLALLLRVFWGFFPAHCETYYARGIFLSIRKGLDALFSGLPFAAFYLFWASFFVWGAYRLWVAYRARPFGGWKKFYWIQLRASANFVGVIVSLFLGLWGYNYARIPLEEQLNLAVAPLSQEELRAEGALILERVAQARYEIAPLDSFALDSAILPRDLVAHLRTCLEGELAKLGYPHQASFKLRALQPKGLGYGFNASGFYWPFTGEAHIESALHPLQQPFTIAHELAHGYGFGDEASCNFLAYIACKASSNAFVRYTGELAYWRYVFSELKYSDYGYYRYMRDQIDRGVHQDLEAIYAQMQPYFEFVPGLHGIAYETYLQMQGVKEGLDSYDRMVLLVYAWEKQKLIE
- a CDS encoding amidohydrolase; translated protein: MNITLVQADLVWEKPAANLAHFDELLAPLAQAQTDLIILPEMFNTGFSMQPQKLAEPMMGLSMQWMQQKAEAFGAVLAASLIIEEQGKYFNRFVWMPPTGEYKIYDKKHLFSMAQEDMHYEAGQERIIIEYKGWRICPFICYDLRFPAWNRNWEEEQYDLAIYVANWPDKRSAHWRALLQARAIENQVYVAAVNRVGLDGTDLYYSGFSSFIAPDGEILFQSKAVEQIKSIEINIDQLLDIRKKLPFLKDRDKKIV